The Cellulomonas sp. S1-8 genomic sequence CGATCTTCGAGGCCGTCCGGCCGGCCGACGGCACGGACCACCCGCACATCACGTCCGAGCTGCTCCTCAACACGGTCGAGGTGTCGTCCGGCAAGTGCCGCACGGTGGGCGAGGCGGGGGCGGACCTGCAGCGCGCGCTCGACGTGGTCGCGGCGGCCGCGCGGCCGTTGCGCATCGAGCTCATGGGGGCGGGCACGCACCCGTTCGCGAGCTGGGCGACGCAGCGCGTCACCGACAAGCAGCGCTACGCGACCCTCATCGACCGGACGCAGTGGTGGGGCCGGCAGATGCTCATCTACGGCGTCCACGTCCACGTCGGCATCGAGGACCGCGCCAAGGTGCTGCCGCTGAGCCGCGCGATGCTCACGGTGTTCCCGCACCTCCAGTCGCTGTCGGCGTCGTCGCCGTTCTGGGGCGGCAAGGACACCGGGTACGCGTCGAACCGCGCGCTGCTGTTCCAGCAGCTGCCGACCGCCGGGCTGCCGCCGCAGCTCGAGCACTGGGAGCAGCTCGAGCAGTACGTCGGCGACATGCGGCACACCGGCGTCATCGACCAGATGAACGAGGTCCGCTGGGACATCCGCCCGGCGCCGCACTTCGGCACCCTGGAGATGCGCAT encodes the following:
- a CDS encoding glutamate--cysteine ligase, whose translation is MAAPVTLPFAQSERSSVGIEWEVALVDTDSGDLRQAAQAIFEAVRPADGTDHPHITSELLLNTVEVSSGKCRTVGEAGADLQRALDVVAAAARPLRIELMGAGTHPFASWATQRVTDKQRYATLIDRTQWWGRQMLIYGVHVHVGIEDRAKVLPLSRAMLTVFPHLQSLSASSPFWGGKDTGYASNRALLFQQLPTAGLPPQLEHWEQLEQYVGDMRHTGVIDQMNEVRWDIRPAPHFGTLEMRIADGAANLLEVTAISAFTHCLVEHFSSMIDAGEPLPTLPLWFVQENKWRSARYGMDAIVITNAAGDEELVTDSVGRWLVELAPVAARLGCSAELEQVRVILRRGASYQRQRAVARRHAGELEPVVRSLLAEMVAGRPL